A genomic region of Acipenser ruthenus chromosome 9, fAciRut3.2 maternal haplotype, whole genome shotgun sequence contains the following coding sequences:
- the LOC117973034 gene encoding phosphatidylinositol 3,4,5-trisphosphate 5-phosphatase 2A-like isoform X2, whose amino-acid sequence MMAGGGVSPSGGASPLWYHRDLSRAAAEELLARAGQDGSFLVRDSESVNGAYALCVLYQKHVHTYRVLPDEEDYLAVQTSQGVQVKRCKTLLELIQLYLQPSQGLVSTLLYPVEREKESLDDRDYSDGEDDKPPLPPRTASTSNPASSNSALVPAGQDSQTDRGANGLSTVSHDYLKGSYALDLEAVKQGASNLPHLKTTLVTSCKRLHGEVDKVLNGLEILSKVFDQQSSLMVSRMIQQSGSQGGDQELDNLVTKLSILKDLLSSIEKKALKALQDMSSTGLSLPIMPSTRHSKSIPVQAFEAKLEVNLADLTKIGKSQKHTLSVDVEGGKLVVMKKLKDSQEDWNTFTHDKIRQLIKSQRVQNKLGIVFEKEKDKTQRKDFIFASAKKREAFCQLLQLMKNKHSNQDEPDMISIFIGTWNMGSIPSQKNISSWVLSKGLGKTLDEMTVTIPHDIYVFGTQENSVCDKEWVEFLRGALRDCTEIDFKLIATQTLWNIKIAVLVKPEHENRISHVGMSSVKTGIANTLGNKGAVGVSFIFNGTSFGFVNCHLTSGNEKTARRNQNYLDILRLLSLGDKQLNSFDISLRFTHLFWFGDLNYRLDMDIQEILNYINRKEFEPLLKVDQLNLEREKNKVFLRFAEDEISYPPTYRYERGSRDTYVWQKQKPTGMRTNVPSWCDRIMWKSYPETHIVCNSYGCTDDIVTSDHSPVFGTFEVGVTSQFVSKKGLHKSAEQAYVEFESIEAIVKTASRTKFFIEFYSTCLEEFKKSYENDSQSSDNINFLKVGWSSKQLTTLKPILSEIEYLQDQHLLLTVKSLDGYESYGECVIALKSMIGSTAQTFHTYLSHRGEETGNIRGSMRVRVPSERMGTRERLYEWISIDKDETGGLKGKQTTGPRVNHDYVKPTARKPVQGEPMGKVFEESERNPTHLTGRTSFPLPSTPKEETMQTRPKQDSLDGDPSSSKNSYNNPAYYILEGVPNPAAAVSPESVPGSALPPIASKGSAAPGKNKTPAGGATQQRRQTGGRSGRLKSEEGSSEEDGTPAAPGSGGTLNRPPPDFPPPPLPKIAMDMTENPFYASSKEVKMRSIYPDLADIRIPAHSKPLPSPGYLPPASAVGGGAGAFCLDPPPSMNAGGFRRGGGSTGLDDQSCSVLQMAKSLSEVEYQPCRDRNPPLPLKGMAPPSLRGMVLPDSCRTFPPHAIRESIEEVLSEEVSWQGGSSSSSLSFESSVGDWLRRLGLERYEEGLLHNGWDDLDFLSDITEEDLEEAGVNDPAHKKIILENLKLQK is encoded by the exons ACATCGCAGGGTGTTCAAGTGAAGCGCTGCAAGACCCTGCTGGAGCTGATCCAGCTGTACCTGCAGCCCAGCCAGGGCCTGGTCAGCACACTGCTGTACCCCGTCGAACGGGAGAAGGAGAGCCTAGACGACCGTGACTACTCTG ACGGTGAGGATGATAAGCCGCCCCTCCCACCTCGCACTGCCTCAACCAGCAACCCCGCCTCCTCAAACTCTGCCCTCGTTCCTGCAGGACAGGACAGCCAAACAGACCG TGGTGCCAACGGGCTGAGCACAGTGTCTCATGACTATCTGAAAGGCAGCTATGCACTGGATCTGGAAGCGGTGAAGCAGGGGGCCAGCAACCTGCCCCACCTCAAGACAACACTGGTTACCTCCTGCAAGCGACTTCATGG GGAGGTGGATAAGGTCCTAAACGGTCTGGAGATCTTGTCCAAGGTGTTTGACCAGCAGAGCTCCCTCATGGTCTCTCGGATGATACAGCAG TCGGGCAGTCAGGGAGGAGACCAGGAGCTGGATAACCTCGTCACAAAGCTTTCCATCCTCAAAGACCTGTTGTCTTCCATTGAGAAGAAG GCCCTGAAAGCACTTCAAGATATGAGCTCCACAGGACTCTCTCTACCTATCATGCCTTCCACACGCCACAGCAAATCCATCCCTGTACAAGCCTTTGAG GCGAAGCTGGAGGTGAACCTGGCTGACCTCACGAAGATCGGGAAGTCTCAGAAGCACACGCTGAGCGTGGATGTGGAGGGGGGAAAGCTGGTGGTGATGAAGAAACTGAAGGACTCGCAGGAGGACTGGAACACCTTCACTCACGACAAGA TCCGTCAACTGATAAAGTCCCAGCGGGTGCAGAATAAGCTGGGGATCGTGTTCGAGAAGGAGAAAGACAAAACCCAGAGGAAAGACTTCATCTTTGCCAGCGCTAAG AAAAGGGAAGCTTTTTGCCAGCTCTTGCAGCTGATGAAGAATAAACATTCCAATCAGGACGAACCGGACATGATATCCATCTTCATTGGAACCTGGAATATGG GCAGCATCCCCTCCCAGAAGAACATCAGCTCCTGGGTGCTGTCCAAGGGCCTGGGGAAGACTCTGGACGAGATGACGGTCACCATCCCACACGACATCTACGTGTTCGGAACACAGGAGAACTCCGTGTGCGACAAGGAGTGGGTAGAGTTCCTGCGGGGGGCGCTCAGGGACTGCACAGAGATCGATTTTAAACTG attGCCACTCAGACTCTTTGGAACATTAAGATTGCTGTGCTGGTTAAACCGGAGCACGAGAACCGAATCAGCCATGTGGGCATGTCCAGTGTGAAGACGGGCATCGCCAACACGCTGG GTAATAAAGGGGCGGTTGGGGTTTCTTTCATCTTCAATGGCACCTCCTTTGGGTTTGTGAACTGCCACCTCACCTCCGGAAACGAGAAGACAGCCAG GCGGAACCAGAACTACCTGGATATCTTGCGGCTGCTCTCCCTGGGGGACAAGCAGCTGAACTCCTTTGATATCTCGCTCCGATTCACACACCTCTTCTGGTTCGGGGACCTCAACTACAGGCTGGACATGGATATCCAG GAGATCCTAAACTACATCAACAGGAAGGAATTTGAGCCCCTTTTGAAAGTGGATCAGCTGAAtttggagagagagaaaaacaaggTGTTTCTGCGATTTG CTGAAGATGAAATCTCTTATCCCCCGACCTATCGCTACGAGAGGGGTTCCAGGGACACCTACGTGTGGCAGAAACAGAAGCCGACGGGG ATGAGGACCAATGTTCCCTCGTGGTGTGATAGAATTATGTGGAAGTCCTACCCAGAGACGCACATTGTGTGCAACTCGTATG GCTGCACTGATGATATTGTCACGAGCGACCATTCCCCAGTGTTTGGGACTTTCGAAGTGGGGGTAACATCCCAGTTTGTCTCCAAGAAAG GGCTGCACAAGTCTGCTGAACAGGCATACGTTGAGTTTGAGAGCATTGAAGCCATTGTGAAGACTGCCAGCCGCACCAAATTCTTCATCGAGTTCTACTCCACCTGCCTGGAAG AGTTTAAGAAGAGTTACGAGAATGACAGCCAGAGCAGCGATAATATTAACTTCCTGAAGGTGGGCTGGTCGTCCAAGCAGCTGACAACG CTGAAGCCAATACTATCAGAAATTGAATACCTGCAGGACCAACACTTGCTGCTTACGGTCAAATCACTTGATGGATACGAGTCCTATG GGGAGTGTGTGATTGCTCTCAAGTCTATGATTGGCAGCACAGCCCAGACGTTCCACACCTACCTGTCTCACCGCGGGGAGGAGACAGGCAACATTCGCGGCTCCATGAGGGTGCGAGTGCCATCTGAGAGAATGGGCACACGGGAGAGACTCTATG AATGGATCAGCATTGATAAAGACGAGACCGGAGGGTTGAAGGGAAAACAGACTACAGGCCCCCGTGTTAACCACGATTACGTCAA GCCAACTGCCCGCAAGCCTGTGCAGGGCGAGCCGATGGGGAAGGTGTTTGAGGAGAGTGAGCGGAACCCGACTCACCTTACAGGACGCACCAGCTTCCCCCTGCCCTCCACGCCCAAGGAGGAGACCATGCAGACAAG GCCAAAGCAGGACTCCTTAGACGGGGACCCCTCCAGCAGCAAGAACAGCTACAATAACCCTGCCTACTACATCCTGGAGGGCGTGCCAAACCCAGCTGCTGCAGTGTCACCTGAATCCGTGCCAGGCTCCGCTCTCCCTCCTATAGCCAGCAAGGGGTCAGCAGCGCCTGGCAAGAACAAGACCCCTGCGGGTGGTGCAACTCAACAGCGCAGGCAGACCGGCGGACGCTCCGGCCGCCTGAAGAGCGAGGAAGGGTCCTCGGAAGAAGATGGGACTCCGGCAGCACCGGGTAGCGGTGGCACACTGAACCGGCCTCCCCCAGACTTCccgccccctcccctcccaaaaATTGCCATGGACATGACTGAGAACCCCTTTTATGCTTCCAGCAAGGAAGTCAAAATGAGAAGCATCTACCCGGATCTTGCAGACATCCGGATTCCAGCTCACTCCAAACCTCTGCCCTCGCCAGGTTATCTGCCCCCTGCGTCCGCTGTGGGAGGCGGAGCGGGAGCCTTTTGTCTGGACCCTCCGCCCTCGATGAACGCCGGGGGCTTCCGGAGGGGTGGGGGCAGCACCGGTCTGGATGACCAGTCCTGCTCCGTGCTCCAGATGGCCAAGTCCTTGAGCGAGGTGGAGTACCAGCCCTGTCGGGACAGGAACCCCCCCTTGCCCCTGAAGGGCATGGCACCCCCATCCCTCCGTGGCATGGTGCTGCCTGATTCCTGCCGTACCTTCCCACCCCACGCCATCCGAGAGAGCATTGAagaggtgctgtctgaagag GTGTCCTGGCAGGGTGGCAGCAGCAGTTCCAGCCTGTCGTTCGAGTCGAGCGTTGGGGACTGGCTCCGTCGGCTGGGCCTGGAGCGCTACGAGGAGGGGCTGCTGCACAACGGCTGGGACGACCTGGACTTTCTCAG TGACATCACAGAGGAGGACCTGGAAGAGGCGGGTGTTAATGATCCGGCTCACAAGAAAATTATCCTGGAAAACCTGAAACTGCAGAAATAA
- the LOC117973034 gene encoding phosphatidylinositol 3,4,5-trisphosphate 5-phosphatase 2A-like isoform X3, with the protein MYQKHVHTYRVLPDEEDYLAVQTSQGVQVKRCKTLLELIQLYLQPSQGLVSTLLYPVEREKESLDDRDYSDGEDDKPPLPPRTASTSNPASSNSALVPAGQDSQTDRSGANGLSTVSHDYLKGSYALDLEAVKQGASNLPHLKTTLVTSCKRLHGEVDKVLNGLEILSKVFDQQSSLMVSRMIQQSGSQGGDQELDNLVTKLSILKDLLSSIEKKALKALQDMSSTGLSLPIMPSTRHSKSIPVQAFEAKLEVNLADLTKIGKSQKHTLSVDVEGGKLVVMKKLKDSQEDWNTFTHDKIRQLIKSQRVQNKLGIVFEKEKDKTQRKDFIFASAKKREAFCQLLQLMKNKHSNQDEPDMISIFIGTWNMGSIPSQKNISSWVLSKGLGKTLDEMTVTIPHDIYVFGTQENSVCDKEWVEFLRGALRDCTEIDFKLIATQTLWNIKIAVLVKPEHENRISHVGMSSVKTGIANTLGNKGAVGVSFIFNGTSFGFVNCHLTSGNEKTARRNQNYLDILRLLSLGDKQLNSFDISLRFTHLFWFGDLNYRLDMDIQEILNYINRKEFEPLLKVDQLNLEREKNKVFLRFAEDEISYPPTYRYERGSRDTYVWQKQKPTGMRTNVPSWCDRIMWKSYPETHIVCNSYGCTDDIVTSDHSPVFGTFEVGVTSQFVSKKGLHKSAEQAYVEFESIEAIVKTASRTKFFIEFYSTCLEEFKKSYENDSQSSDNINFLKVGWSSKQLTTLKPILSEIEYLQDQHLLLTVKSLDGYESYGECVIALKSMIGSTAQTFHTYLSHRGEETGNIRGSMRVRVPSERMGTRERLYEWISIDKDETGGLKGKQTTGPRVNHDYVKPTARKPVQGEPMGKVFEESERNPTHLTGRTSFPLPSTPKEETMQTRPKQDSLDGDPSSSKNSYNNPAYYILEGVPNPAAAVSPESVPGSALPPIASKGSAAPGKNKTPAGGATQQRRQTGGRSGRLKSEEGSSEEDGTPAAPGSGGTLNRPPPDFPPPPLPKIAMDMTENPFYASSKEVKMRSIYPDLADIRIPAHSKPLPSPGYLPPASAVGGGAGAFCLDPPPSMNAGGFRRGGGSTGLDDQSCSVLQMAKSLSEVEYQPCRDRNPPLPLKGMAPPSLRGMVLPDSCRTFPPHAIRESIEEVLSEEVSWQGGSSSSSLSFESSVGDWLRRLGLERYEEGLLHNGWDDLDFLSDITEEDLEEAGVNDPAHKKIILENLKLQK; encoded by the exons ACATCGCAGGGTGTTCAAGTGAAGCGCTGCAAGACCCTGCTGGAGCTGATCCAGCTGTACCTGCAGCCCAGCCAGGGCCTGGTCAGCACACTGCTGTACCCCGTCGAACGGGAGAAGGAGAGCCTAGACGACCGTGACTACTCTG ACGGTGAGGATGATAAGCCGCCCCTCCCACCTCGCACTGCCTCAACCAGCAACCCCGCCTCCTCAAACTCTGCCCTCGTTCCTGCAGGACAGGACAGCCAAACAGACCG CAGTGGTGCCAACGGGCTGAGCACAGTGTCTCATGACTATCTGAAAGGCAGCTATGCACTGGATCTGGAAGCGGTGAAGCAGGGGGCCAGCAACCTGCCCCACCTCAAGACAACACTGGTTACCTCCTGCAAGCGACTTCATGG GGAGGTGGATAAGGTCCTAAACGGTCTGGAGATCTTGTCCAAGGTGTTTGACCAGCAGAGCTCCCTCATGGTCTCTCGGATGATACAGCAG TCGGGCAGTCAGGGAGGAGACCAGGAGCTGGATAACCTCGTCACAAAGCTTTCCATCCTCAAAGACCTGTTGTCTTCCATTGAGAAGAAG GCCCTGAAAGCACTTCAAGATATGAGCTCCACAGGACTCTCTCTACCTATCATGCCTTCCACACGCCACAGCAAATCCATCCCTGTACAAGCCTTTGAG GCGAAGCTGGAGGTGAACCTGGCTGACCTCACGAAGATCGGGAAGTCTCAGAAGCACACGCTGAGCGTGGATGTGGAGGGGGGAAAGCTGGTGGTGATGAAGAAACTGAAGGACTCGCAGGAGGACTGGAACACCTTCACTCACGACAAGA TCCGTCAACTGATAAAGTCCCAGCGGGTGCAGAATAAGCTGGGGATCGTGTTCGAGAAGGAGAAAGACAAAACCCAGAGGAAAGACTTCATCTTTGCCAGCGCTAAG AAAAGGGAAGCTTTTTGCCAGCTCTTGCAGCTGATGAAGAATAAACATTCCAATCAGGACGAACCGGACATGATATCCATCTTCATTGGAACCTGGAATATGG GCAGCATCCCCTCCCAGAAGAACATCAGCTCCTGGGTGCTGTCCAAGGGCCTGGGGAAGACTCTGGACGAGATGACGGTCACCATCCCACACGACATCTACGTGTTCGGAACACAGGAGAACTCCGTGTGCGACAAGGAGTGGGTAGAGTTCCTGCGGGGGGCGCTCAGGGACTGCACAGAGATCGATTTTAAACTG attGCCACTCAGACTCTTTGGAACATTAAGATTGCTGTGCTGGTTAAACCGGAGCACGAGAACCGAATCAGCCATGTGGGCATGTCCAGTGTGAAGACGGGCATCGCCAACACGCTGG GTAATAAAGGGGCGGTTGGGGTTTCTTTCATCTTCAATGGCACCTCCTTTGGGTTTGTGAACTGCCACCTCACCTCCGGAAACGAGAAGACAGCCAG GCGGAACCAGAACTACCTGGATATCTTGCGGCTGCTCTCCCTGGGGGACAAGCAGCTGAACTCCTTTGATATCTCGCTCCGATTCACACACCTCTTCTGGTTCGGGGACCTCAACTACAGGCTGGACATGGATATCCAG GAGATCCTAAACTACATCAACAGGAAGGAATTTGAGCCCCTTTTGAAAGTGGATCAGCTGAAtttggagagagagaaaaacaaggTGTTTCTGCGATTTG CTGAAGATGAAATCTCTTATCCCCCGACCTATCGCTACGAGAGGGGTTCCAGGGACACCTACGTGTGGCAGAAACAGAAGCCGACGGGG ATGAGGACCAATGTTCCCTCGTGGTGTGATAGAATTATGTGGAAGTCCTACCCAGAGACGCACATTGTGTGCAACTCGTATG GCTGCACTGATGATATTGTCACGAGCGACCATTCCCCAGTGTTTGGGACTTTCGAAGTGGGGGTAACATCCCAGTTTGTCTCCAAGAAAG GGCTGCACAAGTCTGCTGAACAGGCATACGTTGAGTTTGAGAGCATTGAAGCCATTGTGAAGACTGCCAGCCGCACCAAATTCTTCATCGAGTTCTACTCCACCTGCCTGGAAG AGTTTAAGAAGAGTTACGAGAATGACAGCCAGAGCAGCGATAATATTAACTTCCTGAAGGTGGGCTGGTCGTCCAAGCAGCTGACAACG CTGAAGCCAATACTATCAGAAATTGAATACCTGCAGGACCAACACTTGCTGCTTACGGTCAAATCACTTGATGGATACGAGTCCTATG GGGAGTGTGTGATTGCTCTCAAGTCTATGATTGGCAGCACAGCCCAGACGTTCCACACCTACCTGTCTCACCGCGGGGAGGAGACAGGCAACATTCGCGGCTCCATGAGGGTGCGAGTGCCATCTGAGAGAATGGGCACACGGGAGAGACTCTATG AATGGATCAGCATTGATAAAGACGAGACCGGAGGGTTGAAGGGAAAACAGACTACAGGCCCCCGTGTTAACCACGATTACGTCAA GCCAACTGCCCGCAAGCCTGTGCAGGGCGAGCCGATGGGGAAGGTGTTTGAGGAGAGTGAGCGGAACCCGACTCACCTTACAGGACGCACCAGCTTCCCCCTGCCCTCCACGCCCAAGGAGGAGACCATGCAGACAAG GCCAAAGCAGGACTCCTTAGACGGGGACCCCTCCAGCAGCAAGAACAGCTACAATAACCCTGCCTACTACATCCTGGAGGGCGTGCCAAACCCAGCTGCTGCAGTGTCACCTGAATCCGTGCCAGGCTCCGCTCTCCCTCCTATAGCCAGCAAGGGGTCAGCAGCGCCTGGCAAGAACAAGACCCCTGCGGGTGGTGCAACTCAACAGCGCAGGCAGACCGGCGGACGCTCCGGCCGCCTGAAGAGCGAGGAAGGGTCCTCGGAAGAAGATGGGACTCCGGCAGCACCGGGTAGCGGTGGCACACTGAACCGGCCTCCCCCAGACTTCccgccccctcccctcccaaaaATTGCCATGGACATGACTGAGAACCCCTTTTATGCTTCCAGCAAGGAAGTCAAAATGAGAAGCATCTACCCGGATCTTGCAGACATCCGGATTCCAGCTCACTCCAAACCTCTGCCCTCGCCAGGTTATCTGCCCCCTGCGTCCGCTGTGGGAGGCGGAGCGGGAGCCTTTTGTCTGGACCCTCCGCCCTCGATGAACGCCGGGGGCTTCCGGAGGGGTGGGGGCAGCACCGGTCTGGATGACCAGTCCTGCTCCGTGCTCCAGATGGCCAAGTCCTTGAGCGAGGTGGAGTACCAGCCCTGTCGGGACAGGAACCCCCCCTTGCCCCTGAAGGGCATGGCACCCCCATCCCTCCGTGGCATGGTGCTGCCTGATTCCTGCCGTACCTTCCCACCCCACGCCATCCGAGAGAGCATTGAagaggtgctgtctgaagag GTGTCCTGGCAGGGTGGCAGCAGCAGTTCCAGCCTGTCGTTCGAGTCGAGCGTTGGGGACTGGCTCCGTCGGCTGGGCCTGGAGCGCTACGAGGAGGGGCTGCTGCACAACGGCTGGGACGACCTGGACTTTCTCAG TGACATCACAGAGGAGGACCTGGAAGAGGCGGGTGTTAATGATCCGGCTCACAAGAAAATTATCCTGGAAAACCTGAAACTGCAGAAATAA
- the LOC117973034 gene encoding phosphatidylinositol 3,4,5-trisphosphate 5-phosphatase 2A-like isoform X1 encodes MMAGGGVSPSGGASPLWYHRDLSRAAAEELLARAGQDGSFLVRDSESVNGAYALCVLYQKHVHTYRVLPDEEDYLAVQTSQGVQVKRCKTLLELIQLYLQPSQGLVSTLLYPVEREKESLDDRDYSDGEDDKPPLPPRTASTSNPASSNSALVPAGQDSQTDRSGANGLSTVSHDYLKGSYALDLEAVKQGASNLPHLKTTLVTSCKRLHGEVDKVLNGLEILSKVFDQQSSLMVSRMIQQSGSQGGDQELDNLVTKLSILKDLLSSIEKKALKALQDMSSTGLSLPIMPSTRHSKSIPVQAFEAKLEVNLADLTKIGKSQKHTLSVDVEGGKLVVMKKLKDSQEDWNTFTHDKIRQLIKSQRVQNKLGIVFEKEKDKTQRKDFIFASAKKREAFCQLLQLMKNKHSNQDEPDMISIFIGTWNMGSIPSQKNISSWVLSKGLGKTLDEMTVTIPHDIYVFGTQENSVCDKEWVEFLRGALRDCTEIDFKLIATQTLWNIKIAVLVKPEHENRISHVGMSSVKTGIANTLGNKGAVGVSFIFNGTSFGFVNCHLTSGNEKTARRNQNYLDILRLLSLGDKQLNSFDISLRFTHLFWFGDLNYRLDMDIQEILNYINRKEFEPLLKVDQLNLEREKNKVFLRFAEDEISYPPTYRYERGSRDTYVWQKQKPTGMRTNVPSWCDRIMWKSYPETHIVCNSYGCTDDIVTSDHSPVFGTFEVGVTSQFVSKKGLHKSAEQAYVEFESIEAIVKTASRTKFFIEFYSTCLEEFKKSYENDSQSSDNINFLKVGWSSKQLTTLKPILSEIEYLQDQHLLLTVKSLDGYESYGECVIALKSMIGSTAQTFHTYLSHRGEETGNIRGSMRVRVPSERMGTRERLYEWISIDKDETGGLKGKQTTGPRVNHDYVKPTARKPVQGEPMGKVFEESERNPTHLTGRTSFPLPSTPKEETMQTRPKQDSLDGDPSSSKNSYNNPAYYILEGVPNPAAAVSPESVPGSALPPIASKGSAAPGKNKTPAGGATQQRRQTGGRSGRLKSEEGSSEEDGTPAAPGSGGTLNRPPPDFPPPPLPKIAMDMTENPFYASSKEVKMRSIYPDLADIRIPAHSKPLPSPGYLPPASAVGGGAGAFCLDPPPSMNAGGFRRGGGSTGLDDQSCSVLQMAKSLSEVEYQPCRDRNPPLPLKGMAPPSLRGMVLPDSCRTFPPHAIRESIEEVLSEEVSWQGGSSSSSLSFESSVGDWLRRLGLERYEEGLLHNGWDDLDFLSDITEEDLEEAGVNDPAHKKIILENLKLQK; translated from the exons ACATCGCAGGGTGTTCAAGTGAAGCGCTGCAAGACCCTGCTGGAGCTGATCCAGCTGTACCTGCAGCCCAGCCAGGGCCTGGTCAGCACACTGCTGTACCCCGTCGAACGGGAGAAGGAGAGCCTAGACGACCGTGACTACTCTG ACGGTGAGGATGATAAGCCGCCCCTCCCACCTCGCACTGCCTCAACCAGCAACCCCGCCTCCTCAAACTCTGCCCTCGTTCCTGCAGGACAGGACAGCCAAACAGACCG CAGTGGTGCCAACGGGCTGAGCACAGTGTCTCATGACTATCTGAAAGGCAGCTATGCACTGGATCTGGAAGCGGTGAAGCAGGGGGCCAGCAACCTGCCCCACCTCAAGACAACACTGGTTACCTCCTGCAAGCGACTTCATGG GGAGGTGGATAAGGTCCTAAACGGTCTGGAGATCTTGTCCAAGGTGTTTGACCAGCAGAGCTCCCTCATGGTCTCTCGGATGATACAGCAG TCGGGCAGTCAGGGAGGAGACCAGGAGCTGGATAACCTCGTCACAAAGCTTTCCATCCTCAAAGACCTGTTGTCTTCCATTGAGAAGAAG GCCCTGAAAGCACTTCAAGATATGAGCTCCACAGGACTCTCTCTACCTATCATGCCTTCCACACGCCACAGCAAATCCATCCCTGTACAAGCCTTTGAG GCGAAGCTGGAGGTGAACCTGGCTGACCTCACGAAGATCGGGAAGTCTCAGAAGCACACGCTGAGCGTGGATGTGGAGGGGGGAAAGCTGGTGGTGATGAAGAAACTGAAGGACTCGCAGGAGGACTGGAACACCTTCACTCACGACAAGA TCCGTCAACTGATAAAGTCCCAGCGGGTGCAGAATAAGCTGGGGATCGTGTTCGAGAAGGAGAAAGACAAAACCCAGAGGAAAGACTTCATCTTTGCCAGCGCTAAG AAAAGGGAAGCTTTTTGCCAGCTCTTGCAGCTGATGAAGAATAAACATTCCAATCAGGACGAACCGGACATGATATCCATCTTCATTGGAACCTGGAATATGG GCAGCATCCCCTCCCAGAAGAACATCAGCTCCTGGGTGCTGTCCAAGGGCCTGGGGAAGACTCTGGACGAGATGACGGTCACCATCCCACACGACATCTACGTGTTCGGAACACAGGAGAACTCCGTGTGCGACAAGGAGTGGGTAGAGTTCCTGCGGGGGGCGCTCAGGGACTGCACAGAGATCGATTTTAAACTG attGCCACTCAGACTCTTTGGAACATTAAGATTGCTGTGCTGGTTAAACCGGAGCACGAGAACCGAATCAGCCATGTGGGCATGTCCAGTGTGAAGACGGGCATCGCCAACACGCTGG GTAATAAAGGGGCGGTTGGGGTTTCTTTCATCTTCAATGGCACCTCCTTTGGGTTTGTGAACTGCCACCTCACCTCCGGAAACGAGAAGACAGCCAG GCGGAACCAGAACTACCTGGATATCTTGCGGCTGCTCTCCCTGGGGGACAAGCAGCTGAACTCCTTTGATATCTCGCTCCGATTCACACACCTCTTCTGGTTCGGGGACCTCAACTACAGGCTGGACATGGATATCCAG GAGATCCTAAACTACATCAACAGGAAGGAATTTGAGCCCCTTTTGAAAGTGGATCAGCTGAAtttggagagagagaaaaacaaggTGTTTCTGCGATTTG CTGAAGATGAAATCTCTTATCCCCCGACCTATCGCTACGAGAGGGGTTCCAGGGACACCTACGTGTGGCAGAAACAGAAGCCGACGGGG ATGAGGACCAATGTTCCCTCGTGGTGTGATAGAATTATGTGGAAGTCCTACCCAGAGACGCACATTGTGTGCAACTCGTATG GCTGCACTGATGATATTGTCACGAGCGACCATTCCCCAGTGTTTGGGACTTTCGAAGTGGGGGTAACATCCCAGTTTGTCTCCAAGAAAG GGCTGCACAAGTCTGCTGAACAGGCATACGTTGAGTTTGAGAGCATTGAAGCCATTGTGAAGACTGCCAGCCGCACCAAATTCTTCATCGAGTTCTACTCCACCTGCCTGGAAG AGTTTAAGAAGAGTTACGAGAATGACAGCCAGAGCAGCGATAATATTAACTTCCTGAAGGTGGGCTGGTCGTCCAAGCAGCTGACAACG CTGAAGCCAATACTATCAGAAATTGAATACCTGCAGGACCAACACTTGCTGCTTACGGTCAAATCACTTGATGGATACGAGTCCTATG GGGAGTGTGTGATTGCTCTCAAGTCTATGATTGGCAGCACAGCCCAGACGTTCCACACCTACCTGTCTCACCGCGGGGAGGAGACAGGCAACATTCGCGGCTCCATGAGGGTGCGAGTGCCATCTGAGAGAATGGGCACACGGGAGAGACTCTATG AATGGATCAGCATTGATAAAGACGAGACCGGAGGGTTGAAGGGAAAACAGACTACAGGCCCCCGTGTTAACCACGATTACGTCAA GCCAACTGCCCGCAAGCCTGTGCAGGGCGAGCCGATGGGGAAGGTGTTTGAGGAGAGTGAGCGGAACCCGACTCACCTTACAGGACGCACCAGCTTCCCCCTGCCCTCCACGCCCAAGGAGGAGACCATGCAGACAAG GCCAAAGCAGGACTCCTTAGACGGGGACCCCTCCAGCAGCAAGAACAGCTACAATAACCCTGCCTACTACATCCTGGAGGGCGTGCCAAACCCAGCTGCTGCAGTGTCACCTGAATCCGTGCCAGGCTCCGCTCTCCCTCCTATAGCCAGCAAGGGGTCAGCAGCGCCTGGCAAGAACAAGACCCCTGCGGGTGGTGCAACTCAACAGCGCAGGCAGACCGGCGGACGCTCCGGCCGCCTGAAGAGCGAGGAAGGGTCCTCGGAAGAAGATGGGACTCCGGCAGCACCGGGTAGCGGTGGCACACTGAACCGGCCTCCCCCAGACTTCccgccccctcccctcccaaaaATTGCCATGGACATGACTGAGAACCCCTTTTATGCTTCCAGCAAGGAAGTCAAAATGAGAAGCATCTACCCGGATCTTGCAGACATCCGGATTCCAGCTCACTCCAAACCTCTGCCCTCGCCAGGTTATCTGCCCCCTGCGTCCGCTGTGGGAGGCGGAGCGGGAGCCTTTTGTCTGGACCCTCCGCCCTCGATGAACGCCGGGGGCTTCCGGAGGGGTGGGGGCAGCACCGGTCTGGATGACCAGTCCTGCTCCGTGCTCCAGATGGCCAAGTCCTTGAGCGAGGTGGAGTACCAGCCCTGTCGGGACAGGAACCCCCCCTTGCCCCTGAAGGGCATGGCACCCCCATCCCTCCGTGGCATGGTGCTGCCTGATTCCTGCCGTACCTTCCCACCCCACGCCATCCGAGAGAGCATTGAagaggtgctgtctgaagag GTGTCCTGGCAGGGTGGCAGCAGCAGTTCCAGCCTGTCGTTCGAGTCGAGCGTTGGGGACTGGCTCCGTCGGCTGGGCCTGGAGCGCTACGAGGAGGGGCTGCTGCACAACGGCTGGGACGACCTGGACTTTCTCAG TGACATCACAGAGGAGGACCTGGAAGAGGCGGGTGTTAATGATCCGGCTCACAAGAAAATTATCCTGGAAAACCTGAAACTGCAGAAATAA